From the Cryptomeria japonica chromosome 2, Sugi_1.0, whole genome shotgun sequence genome, one window contains:
- the LOC131859518 gene encoding uncharacterized protein LOC131859518, whose translation MQVAQKKQRIEEDLSRSTSIMSSSSSLPKATGTSKESGTLKSLWKPVEKQQVDDALADLFYTSAIPFNVARNPHFHNAIQKVAEFGKGYTPPTSEAFRTSLLERSKERVTEKLAEVKASWKVTGVENVVQVVTDSAANCVGAGKLIVEKYPQIYWSPCATHCLDLLLHDLAKFPWIYEAIHRGRALANFIRNHRLTLSLYRQHASRELLRPCDTRFASFYITLKRVVEEKAALRSVVCSNEWENSVLSKSAKGKNIEQIVLNSSFWESGTKVLSICEPIVDVLRMVDGDKPCLGMLYESMDRCKEAIQRALNNVDAEYMEIWAAVDSRWKMMHTPLHAAACYLEPKLFHIDRQADFEIMAGFYEAISKFELDPAIASLIRDQSWLYKRAEGLFGVAGAEYDMK comes from the exons ATGCAGGTGGCACAAAAGAAACAGAGAATTGAAGAGGATCTGTCTAGATCCACATCTATTATGTCTTCCTCTTCGAGTCTACCCAAGGCCACAGGGACATCCAAAGAGAGTGGAACTTTGAAGAGTCTTTGGAAACCAGTAGAGAAACAACAGGTGGATGATGCACTAGCAGATTTGTTTTACACAAGTGCTATTCCGTTCAATGTAGCTAGAAATCCGCATTttcacaatgcaattcaaaaagttgcagagtttggcaaagggtacacacctCCCACTTCTGAGGCTTTCAGGACAAGTCTTTTGGAGAGGTCAAAAGAAAGAGTGACTGAGAAACTAGCTGAGGTCAAAGCCTCTTGGAAGGTAACAG gggtggaaaatgtggttcaagtggtCACTGATAGTGCAGCAAATTGTGTGGGAGCTGGAAAACTGATTGTTGAGAAATACCCTCAAATATATTGGAGTCCATGTGCAACACATTGTTTGGATTTGCTGCTTCATGATTTGGCTAAGTTTCCATGGATATATGAAGCAATTCATAGAGGGAGAGCACTTGCAAACTTCATAAGAAATCATCGTCTCACATTGAGTCTTTATAGGCAACATGCATCTAGGGAGTTGTTGCGGCCTTGTGACACAAGATTTGcttcattttatatcactttgaaGAGAGTTGTTGAAGAGAAAGCAGCTTTGAGATCTGTTGTttgttccaatgagtgggaaaattCAGTGCTTTCGAAAAGTGCCAAGGGCAAGAACATAGAGCAAATTGTTTTAAATAGCAGTTTTTGGGAAAGTGGAACAaaggttttgagtatatgtgagcCAATTGTTGATGTGCTTCGCATGGTTGATGGTGACAAaccttgccttggcatgctttatgaaagcatggatCGTTGTAAGGAAGCTATTCAGAGAGCACTAAATAATGTAGATGCAGAGTACATGGAGATATGGGCAGCAGTTGATTCtagatggaaaatgatgcacacacctttacatgCAGCAGCTTGTTATTTGGAGCCTAAGCTATTTCATATTGATCGACAAGCTGATTTTGAAATTATGGCAGGGTTTTATGAAGCCATTAGCAAATTTGAACTAGATCCAGCAATTGCAAGTCTAATCAGAGACCAAAGTTGGCTATACAAGAGAGCAGAAGGGTTGTTTGGAGTAGCAGGAGCCGAATATGATATGAAATGA